A genomic region of Mesorhizobium sp. NZP2077 contains the following coding sequences:
- a CDS encoding MarR family transcriptional regulator, whose protein sequence is MIAAIGCSMDDAEVHASSAARSAMAEDALDAQIGYNLRRASAFALNDFAVDLADAALRPVTYGMLALIDERPGIRAAELCRLLGMKSANMAPLLAELEERGLVERDDHAQDKRVRMLTLTRAAREAMPGWRQQVRRHEDRFLHRLTKKERATLLRMLRMIWTDED, encoded by the coding sequence ATGATCGCGGCGATCGGTTGCAGCATGGATGACGCAGAGGTTCACGCCAGCAGCGCCGCGCGAAGTGCGATGGCCGAGGACGCGCTCGACGCGCAGATCGGCTACAATCTCAGGCGTGCCTCGGCCTTTGCGCTCAACGATTTTGCGGTCGACCTGGCCGATGCGGCGCTGCGCCCGGTGACCTACGGGATGCTGGCGCTGATCGATGAGCGGCCCGGCATCCGCGCGGCCGAGCTCTGCCGCCTGCTCGGCATGAAGAGCGCCAACATGGCGCCGCTGCTCGCAGAGTTGGAAGAGCGCGGACTGGTCGAGCGCGACGACCATGCGCAGGACAAGCGCGTGCGGATGCTGACCCTGACACGGGCTGCAAGAGAAGCCATGCCGGGATGGCGGCAACAGGTTCGCCGGCACGAGGACCGGTTCCTGCATCGACTGACGAAAAAGGAGCGGGCAACGCTGCTGCGCATGCTGCGAATGATCTGGACGGACGAAGACTGA
- a CDS encoding YoaK family protein, with translation MKPTLPLLLSLNGGYVDTAGFLALQGLFTAHVTGNFVTLGASLVLGISGVLAKLLALPVFCIVVILTRLAGEHLRRRGRQALGVLLATKLALLVIGAGLAIRFGPFASGDSAAAIVTGMVLVAAMAIQNAVHRVHLAAAPPSTLMTGTTTQIMIDLADLIGGTAPEARPALIARLRRMAAAVAVFAAGCAAAALGYAFANVWCFVVPPVIALAALVLRLSAPNEEAR, from the coding sequence ATGAAGCCCACACTGCCGCTGCTGTTGAGCCTCAATGGCGGCTATGTCGATACGGCCGGCTTCCTGGCGCTGCAGGGCCTGTTCACCGCGCATGTGACGGGGAATTTCGTCACCCTCGGCGCGTCGCTGGTGCTCGGCATTTCGGGCGTGCTGGCAAAGCTCCTGGCGCTGCCGGTGTTCTGCATCGTCGTCATCCTGACCCGGCTGGCCGGCGAACACTTGCGCCGGCGGGGACGTCAGGCGCTCGGGGTCCTGCTGGCGACCAAACTGGCACTGCTTGTCATAGGCGCTGGACTGGCGATCCGCTTCGGCCCCTTCGCCAGCGGCGACAGTGCGGCCGCGATCGTCACCGGCATGGTGCTGGTCGCCGCGATGGCTATCCAGAACGCGGTGCACCGGGTCCATCTGGCGGCCGCCCCGCCCTCGACGCTGATGACCGGCACCACCACCCAGATCATGATCGACCTCGCCGACCTCATCGGCGGCACGGCACCGGAGGCCCGCCCTGCCCTGATCGCCCGCCTGCGGCGCATGGCGGCAGCGGTCGCCGTCTTCGCCGCCGGCTGCGCCGCAGCCGCCCTCGGCTACGCCTTCGCCAATGTCTGGTGCTTCGTCGTCCCGCCGGTGATCGCGCTCGCCGCGCTGGTGCTGCGGCTTTCGGCACCCAATGAAGAAGCTAGGTAG
- a CDS encoding cytochrome b, giving the protein MSLSGTTTRYGGLAQALHWLTALLVLIAFLVSAGGPPERVYSAARASTLLLHESLGFAVFWLLVIRLVWRLFDRIPEAPPMPTWMEVASKATHWALYALLFAVPVTAMLGAWFGGHPVTVYGLGAIGPFSSNWGASLAEIHGTLGDVIMWLAGLHAAAAVFHHVFLRDRVLSQMLPGLPDPSSGQGG; this is encoded by the coding sequence ATGTCGCTGTCCGGTACGACAACCCGCTACGGAGGCCTCGCCCAGGCATTGCACTGGCTGACGGCTCTGCTCGTGCTTATCGCCTTCCTGGTCTCGGCAGGTGGTCCGCCGGAGCGAGTCTATTCAGCGGCCCGAGCCTCCACGCTCCTGCTGCATGAGTCGCTTGGCTTCGCCGTCTTCTGGTTGCTGGTCATCCGTCTGGTCTGGCGCCTGTTCGACCGCATTCCCGAGGCGCCGCCCATGCCCACCTGGATGGAGGTCGCCTCGAAGGCAACGCATTGGGCGCTCTACGCGCTGCTGTTCGCGGTTCCGGTCACCGCCATGCTTGGGGCCTGGTTCGGCGGTCACCCGGTAACGGTCTACGGCCTGGGAGCGATCGGCCCGTTTTCCAGCAACTGGGGCGCTTCGCTGGCGGAAATCCATGGCACGCTCGGCGATGTCATCATGTGGCTCGCGGGCCTGCATGCCGCCGCAGCCGTCTTCCATCACGTCTTCCTTCGTGATCGTGTGCTGAGCCAGATGCTGCCCGGCTTGCCTGATCCGTCCTCCGGGCAGGGTGGCTGA
- a CDS encoding FAD-binding oxidoreductase, producing MHSNPSPKIVVIGGGIAGLSLAAAVRDWAAVTVLEREPHLGYHASGRSAALFTETYGNRVVRALTLASRQQIVEGGFVAHRRGALHVGWRGDAATIDRLTGELQALVPSVRRLSAAELHALVPVIATEATCGGVYEPDAVDVDTGKMLAACASALKASGGIIRTGEEVRAITPDGGGLRVETSAGVYQADIVVNAAGAWVDVVAGLAGLSSLGFQPKRRTAFLFDPPLGTDIASWPLVVDLHEQFYFKPDAGRLIGSLADETDSEPCDAYPEDLDVAIGVDRIEQATSMRIGRPSTPWAGLRTFAPDRTPVAGFDPRLPGFFWLGGQGGYGFQVSLTLARLSSALMRGKPLPGDVTALGVTPEALAPDRFLVAVTP from the coding sequence ATGCATTCGAATCCCTCCCCAAAAATCGTCGTCATCGGTGGTGGCATTGCCGGCCTGTCGCTGGCTGCCGCCGTCCGGGACTGGGCCGCCGTCACCGTCCTCGAGCGCGAGCCGCATCTCGGCTATCACGCCAGCGGCCGCTCCGCCGCTTTGTTCACCGAGACCTATGGCAACCGGGTGGTGCGCGCGCTGACGCTGGCCAGCCGGCAGCAAATAGTCGAGGGCGGCTTCGTCGCCCATCGGCGCGGCGCGCTGCATGTCGGCTGGCGCGGCGACGCCGCCACGATCGACAGACTGACCGGCGAATTGCAGGCGCTGGTGCCCAGCGTGCGCCGCCTGTCGGCGGCCGAGCTGCACGCGCTGGTTCCGGTCATTGCCACCGAGGCAACCTGCGGCGGCGTCTATGAACCGGACGCGGTGGATGTTGATACCGGCAAGATGCTGGCAGCCTGCGCCTCGGCGCTGAAGGCGAGCGGCGGCATCATCCGCACCGGCGAGGAGGTCCGCGCCATTACGCCCGACGGCGGTGGCTTGCGGGTCGAAACGAGCGCCGGTGTCTATCAGGCCGACATCGTCGTCAACGCCGCCGGCGCCTGGGTCGATGTCGTCGCCGGCCTGGCCGGGCTCTCCAGCCTCGGCTTCCAGCCCAAACGACGCACCGCCTTCCTGTTCGACCCGCCTTTAGGCACCGACATCGCCAGCTGGCCGCTGGTGGTCGACCTGCACGAACAATTCTACTTCAAACCGGATGCCGGCAGGCTGATCGGCTCGCTCGCCGACGAAACCGATTCCGAGCCTTGCGACGCGTATCCGGAAGATCTCGACGTCGCCATCGGCGTCGACCGCATCGAACAGGCGACCTCGATGCGCATCGGCCGGCCCTCGACGCCGTGGGCGGGCCTGCGCACCTTCGCGCCCGACCGCACGCCGGTCGCCGGCTTCGACCCGCGCCTGCCGGGCTTCTTCTGGCTCGGCGGCCAGGGCGGCTACGGTTTCCAGGTATCGCTGACCTTGGCCAGGCTGAGTTCGGCGCTGATGCGCGGCAAGCCCTTGCCCGGAGATGTCACGGCCCTCGGTGTCACCCCCGAGGCTCTGGCGCCCGACCGGTTCCTGGTCGCGGTGACGCCATGA
- the gcvA gene encoding transcriptional regulator GcvA, with protein sequence MPEAFLSLPPLNALRAFEASARHLNFRIAAEELNVTQGAVAQHIRGLEADLGTKLFERRPRGLALTDEGRAYVPNIRRAFDLISEATLLLRPEPARLTISVTPSFATKWLIPRLQDFVTHNPLVDLRVLASENLSSFQADGVDIAVRQGRPPFGAGLIVDLLFPQQIVAICSPALLPAGATEIAAAEIQHHVLLHDAHNLWPEFMEKAVGLKMTTELKRMRFNQTSLAIDAAIAGQGIALASRFLVAADLAAGRLVQPVSGEMRGTQDFYVVMPRKQRHPEPTQAVRQWLLDAGEGTPV encoded by the coding sequence ATGCCCGAAGCCTTCCTGAGCCTGCCGCCATTGAATGCGCTGCGCGCCTTCGAGGCCTCGGCGCGCCATCTCAACTTCCGCATCGCCGCCGAGGAGTTGAACGTCACGCAAGGGGCGGTCGCCCAGCACATTCGCGGGCTCGAGGCCGATCTCGGCACCAAACTGTTCGAGCGGCGGCCGCGCGGCCTGGCGCTGACCGACGAGGGCCGCGCCTATGTGCCCAACATCCGCCGCGCCTTCGACCTGATCTCGGAGGCAACGCTGCTGCTGCGCCCCGAGCCGGCGCGGCTGACGATCAGCGTGACGCCGAGCTTTGCCACCAAATGGCTGATCCCCAGGCTGCAGGACTTCGTGACACACAATCCGCTGGTCGACCTGCGCGTGCTGGCCAGCGAAAACCTGTCGAGTTTCCAGGCCGACGGCGTCGACATCGCGGTCAGGCAAGGCCGCCCGCCCTTCGGCGCCGGCCTGATCGTCGACCTGCTGTTTCCCCAGCAGATCGTCGCCATCTGCAGCCCGGCCCTGCTGCCGGCCGGCGCAACCGAAATCGCCGCGGCCGAAATCCAGCATCATGTCCTGCTGCACGATGCCCACAATCTGTGGCCGGAATTCATGGAAAAGGCCGTCGGCCTGAAGATGACGACCGAGCTCAAGCGCATGCGCTTCAACCAGACGAGCCTCGCCATCGACGCCGCCATCGCCGGCCAGGGCATAGCGCTGGCCAGCCGCTTCCTCGTCGCCGCCGACCTCGCCGCCGGCCGGCTGGTCCAGCCGGTCAGCGGCGAAATGCGCGGCACGCAGGATTTCTATGTCGTGATGCCGAGAAAACAGCGCCATCCCGAGCCGACGCAAGCCGTGCGGCAATGGCTGCTCGATGCGGGGGAAGGCACGCCGGTCTAG